The following coding sequences are from one Thermoanaerobaculum aquaticum window:
- a CDS encoding type III-B CRISPR module-associated Cmr3 family protein: MTTFLFLKPLDVLYFRGNEAFGDTGQHGEALMPPWPSVFSGALRSAILASDPQIHLGFFTEKTREDDVPSPTMRQVIGTPRKPGSFRVNFVALGTEREVFVPAPADLLVWEEEGSGGRKVVKTVRRLVPVARSELTLGREHSEGLPFSFPRELSHVFIGRLPRGKPGSGWWLKQKALETYLRGETPEPADLIHSAELWSADFRLGIARSRESYTAEEGRIYTAVAIALKPDLGFVVGVEGVEASLLPLGSVVRLGGDGRGAEVRRWQGELPEINPPAEGWLALCVTPCISPLGWLPPLPTSWAGPQGNGGPRLLACRVARPQVVSGWDLAAHQPKPAQPAIPQGSVFCFRGPVPARQPFMAGLEAWLAWEKDPKPAEYVWRQRLAEGFNLTLIGVWPKHN; the protein is encoded by the coding sequence ATGACCACGTTCCTTTTCCTTAAGCCGTTGGATGTTCTCTACTTTCGCGGCAACGAGGCCTTCGGCGATACCGGCCAACACGGCGAGGCCCTCATGCCACCGTGGCCATCGGTGTTCTCTGGGGCTTTGCGCTCAGCTATCCTTGCATCCGATCCTCAAATTCACCTTGGGTTTTTCACCGAAAAAACCCGTGAAGACGACGTGCCGTCACCAACAATGAGGCAGGTTATCGGAACGCCGCGAAAACCGGGTTCTTTCAGGGTTAATTTCGTTGCCCTTGGAACGGAAAGGGAGGTTTTTGTTCCTGCTCCCGCGGATCTGCTGGTTTGGGAAGAAGAGGGAAGCGGTGGCAGGAAGGTCGTAAAGACCGTGCGGCGTCTTGTGCCGGTTGCACGTTCAGAGCTTACACTTGGCAGGGAACACTCCGAGGGCTTGCCGTTTTCTTTTCCCCGAGAGCTTAGCCATGTTTTCATTGGCAGGCTTCCCAGGGGCAAGCCGGGCTCGGGCTGGTGGCTCAAACAAAAAGCGCTTGAAACCTACCTTCGTGGCGAAACACCGGAACCAGCAGATCTCATTCACTCCGCTGAGCTTTGGTCCGCAGACTTTCGCCTGGGTATTGCTCGTTCCCGGGAAAGCTATACCGCCGAGGAGGGAAGGATCTATACCGCAGTGGCCATCGCGCTGAAGCCAGATCTGGGGTTTGTGGTGGGTGTGGAGGGCGTGGAAGCGTCGCTTTTGCCCTTGGGCAGCGTGGTGCGTCTCGGCGGTGATGGTCGCGGCGCGGAAGTTCGCCGTTGGCAGGGCGAGTTGCCTGAGATCAACCCACCTGCTGAGGGTTGGCTGGCGCTATGCGTTACCCCATGTATCTCACCTCTGGGGTGGCTGCCGCCCCTTCCCACCAGTTGGGCAGGGCCGCAAGGCAATGGGGGCCCGCGGCTTCTGGCTTGCCGGGTAGCCCGACCCCAGGTTGTATCCGGGTGGGATTTAGCTGCCCACCAGCCGAAGCCCGCTCAACCGGCAATTCCCCAGGGTTCAGTCTTTTGCTTTCGGGGCCCGGTTCCTGCACGTCAGCCGTTCATGGCCGGGTTAGAGGCGTGGCTTGCCTGGGAAAAAGACCCGAAACCTGCTGAGTACGTTTGGCGGCAACGTCTTGCGGAAGGATTTAACCTTACCCTCATCGGGGTGTGGCCAAAACACAATTAA
- the cas10 gene encoding type III-B CRISPR-associated protein Cas10/Cmr2 — MKLGHLWRLLPADSRVPDHSIWEHLALTSAIATSFATGNVPALLHVSLGPVQSFIEQARTLSDLWAGSHLLSYLAWYAVKPIAEAFGPDVVIYPSLWGVPLVDVWLQNEKGIPLELPWWEMQSDANPLFRAALPNVFVALVPEKEGNAVLHRVQASVAKALDEIVQAMVQRLLEDAGEPLSEEKTNYLAVQVKEHLEGFPELKYALVPFSPITNGGESINPEGYQRLKELIGKFREIQEGKPSSFLDHPFWKVLEDKLEKKDSRCPGEWAISDVNTGFSVRYQPNPGSLYPALRELADDYLAMAKSVRDFNPQVHEGFRCDLCGERQWLSLPEEEHTRGVPPGKRRSANKTIWLRLEDKPIWGRKGEHLCGRCALKRFWPAYFSEQVARWQGGEEAGRRMHRFVVSTHTMALARDLQALEERWSKLDSEQKRAWEAIVQATEGVSPVALPRSLAVELQGKGEVERLVRRLPALLEEREEEKPSERQREILRQMTSLLGRSPERYYALILMDGDRMGQWVSGDPQVMIPLKKCWHSKLANYVQGLQGGLDLLNCPRPGSASHHQALSGALNTFALQVAPWVVEELFLGRLIYCGGDDLLAMVSVDDLLPCMFMLRCAFSGIFPTGDRNAVWSLYEQLKAIQDEMGAEGDVIARGYVRKGKSSILRVMGGRATASMGAVVAHHMSPLSSVLRQLRAAEKAAKSNGRNSFSIRILKRAGGALSYTARWGFGGINGSGPDVPYDPENFKSYSARERSPMSALFELRDALAIPGVSRRAVYNALVWLNGMPPNPEAGKLEPEEYQRMLEDLLAYQFKRQGMRSETFRKAGIHWEANEDPATRIAHTLVNVALGQCRPHTDRDGWRSVTEHLSHMLQVAEFLAREGRALGNSGKGGGQ, encoded by the coding sequence TTGAAATTGGGTCACCTGTGGCGGTTGTTGCCCGCGGACAGCCGGGTCCCCGACCATTCCATCTGGGAACACCTCGCCCTCACCTCGGCCATCGCCACCTCTTTCGCCACCGGCAACGTACCGGCGCTGCTTCACGTAAGTCTCGGGCCCGTGCAAAGCTTCATCGAGCAGGCCCGCACGCTTTCGGACTTGTGGGCCGGCTCCCATCTCCTCTCGTATTTGGCCTGGTATGCCGTAAAGCCCATTGCCGAGGCGTTTGGGCCCGACGTCGTGATCTACCCCTCGCTTTGGGGGGTACCGCTGGTGGACGTATGGCTGCAAAACGAAAAAGGGATCCCCCTGGAATTGCCGTGGTGGGAAATGCAGTCCGACGCCAACCCGCTGTTCCGGGCGGCGCTTCCCAACGTCTTTGTGGCGTTGGTACCGGAGAAGGAAGGCAACGCCGTCTTGCACAGAGTTCAGGCTAGTGTGGCCAAAGCGTTAGACGAAATAGTTCAGGCCATGGTCCAAAGGCTGCTGGAGGATGCCGGAGAACCATTAAGCGAAGAAAAAACCAACTACCTTGCTGTACAGGTAAAGGAGCACCTTGAAGGCTTTCCCGAGCTGAAATACGCGCTGGTTCCTTTCTCACCAATCACGAACGGGGGGGAGTCCATTAATCCCGAAGGGTATCAGAGGCTAAAAGAGCTTATCGGAAAGTTTCGAGAAATCCAGGAAGGTAAGCCATCGAGCTTCTTAGACCATCCGTTCTGGAAAGTGCTCGAGGACAAGCTCGAGAAAAAGGATTCGCGCTGTCCCGGGGAGTGGGCGATTTCCGACGTGAATACAGGTTTTTCGGTTCGGTACCAGCCAAACCCCGGAAGCCTTTATCCCGCCCTGCGGGAGCTCGCCGACGACTACCTGGCCATGGCCAAGTCGGTTCGAGATTTTAACCCGCAGGTGCACGAAGGCTTCCGGTGTGATCTTTGCGGTGAACGCCAATGGCTATCCCTCCCAGAGGAAGAACACACTCGCGGGGTCCCGCCTGGTAAAAGACGCAGTGCCAACAAGACCATTTGGTTGAGGCTGGAAGATAAGCCCATCTGGGGCAGAAAAGGCGAACACCTTTGCGGACGCTGTGCCCTTAAGCGTTTCTGGCCCGCGTATTTTTCGGAGCAGGTGGCCCGATGGCAGGGTGGGGAAGAGGCTGGCAGGCGGATGCACCGCTTCGTGGTTTCCACTCATACCATGGCTTTGGCCAGGGATTTGCAAGCTCTCGAGGAACGATGGAGCAAGCTCGATTCCGAGCAAAAACGGGCATGGGAAGCCATTGTTCAAGCGACAGAGGGAGTCTCGCCGGTGGCCCTTCCCAGAAGCCTCGCCGTTGAGCTCCAGGGAAAAGGGGAAGTGGAAAGGTTGGTGCGCCGGCTTCCTGCTCTGCTGGAAGAACGGGAGGAGGAGAAACCCAGCGAACGGCAGAGGGAAATCCTGAGGCAAATGACGTCGCTATTGGGCCGCTCGCCCGAACGCTACTACGCCTTGATCCTCATGGACGGTGACCGTATGGGTCAATGGGTTTCCGGGGACCCACAGGTCATGATCCCGCTGAAAAAGTGCTGGCATAGCAAGCTGGCAAATTACGTGCAGGGGCTTCAGGGTGGTCTCGACCTCCTGAACTGTCCTCGGCCGGGCTCAGCGTCGCATCACCAGGCGCTTTCGGGAGCTCTTAACACCTTTGCATTACAGGTGGCTCCTTGGGTGGTGGAGGAACTGTTTTTGGGCCGGCTCATTTACTGCGGTGGCGATGATCTTCTAGCGATGGTCAGTGTGGATGATCTGTTGCCCTGCATGTTCATGCTTCGGTGCGCCTTTTCCGGCATTTTCCCGACAGGAGACAGGAACGCGGTGTGGAGCCTTTACGAGCAGCTTAAGGCCATTCAGGACGAAATGGGGGCGGAAGGCGACGTTATCGCTCGCGGGTATGTGCGGAAAGGGAAAAGCTCGATTCTGAGGGTAATGGGTGGTCGGGCTACGGCTTCCATGGGCGCTGTGGTGGCGCACCACATGTCGCCGCTTTCTTCCGTGCTCCGGCAACTGCGGGCTGCAGAGAAAGCGGCAAAATCAAACGGCAGAAATTCATTTTCCATCCGCATCCTCAAACGGGCCGGTGGTGCACTGTCCTATACCGCTCGTTGGGGCTTCGGGGGCATCAACGGCAGCGGCCCCGACGTACCTTACGACCCAGAAAACTTCAAAAGCTACTCGGCAAGGGAGCGCTCACCCATGAGCGCACTCTTTGAGCTGCGGGATGCCCTGGCCATCCCCGGCGTTTCCCGCCGAGCCGTGTATAACGCCCTAGTTTGGTTAAACGGGATGCCGCCTAACCCAGAAGCGGGAAAGCTCGAGCCTGAGGAGTACCAACGCATGCTGGAGGACCTTTTGGCGTACCAGTTCAAGCGACAAGGTATGAGGTCCGAAACGTTCAGGAAAGCCGGAATTCATTGGGAGGCCAATGAGGACCCGGCCACAAGGATCGCCCACACACTTGTGAACGTTGCCTTGGGGCAGTGCCGACCCCATACCGACCGTGATGGGTGGCGATCGGTCACGGAGCACCTTTCACACATGCTTCAAGTAGCAGAGTTCCTTGCTCGGGAGGGGCGCGCCCTGGGAAACTCTGGAAAAGGGGGAGGACAATGA
- a CDS encoding putative CRISPR-associated protein: MPVLTSFLVVAASGGGQKRAWKRTTWWDTDYNSRWMDKRQGGDMRDTLVATIGTSVLTNFQQLASAQKFETWASFQPAGEQPGLREAESLLKEAAHDLAKERPENAAKTLNNLRFLPRVLGAEVASLSALLQEPPYGGLKQAILLHSDTHDGALAAEFLAHFFHIRFGLHVQPRRVLELRDDVPGVFRTFGLRNLVKEFARTVQDFGAGRLVFDATGGYKAQVALAVVVGQAFGVPVVYRFERFSEIIELPPLPFTLDLEFFSSVRALLEKDKITSHDLASALGQPLTDANPAFARLSVALAGPDGNNEYTLSPMGQLILELFKLRERNVL, from the coding sequence ATGCCAGTCCTAACCTCCTTTCTCGTTGTTGCCGCAAGCGGGGGCGGCCAAAAGCGGGCTTGGAAACGAACCACTTGGTGGGACACAGACTATAATAGTAGGTGGATGGACAAACGTCAAGGGGGTGACATGCGGGATACATTGGTGGCCACGATTGGAACTTCCGTACTTACGAACTTTCAACAGCTTGCGTCAGCTCAGAAATTTGAGACGTGGGCATCCTTCCAGCCGGCAGGCGAGCAACCAGGCTTGCGGGAGGCTGAAAGCCTGCTGAAAGAAGCCGCCCACGACTTGGCCAAAGAACGACCCGAGAATGCGGCAAAGACGCTAAATAACCTCAGATTTCTTCCAAGGGTGCTGGGGGCAGAGGTGGCAAGCCTCTCCGCGCTGCTGCAGGAGCCCCCCTACGGCGGCCTTAAGCAAGCGATTCTCCTTCATTCCGACACCCATGACGGTGCCTTAGCCGCAGAGTTTCTTGCCCACTTCTTCCATATTCGCTTTGGCCTCCATGTCCAGCCTCGCCGAGTGTTGGAACTTAGGGACGACGTACCCGGGGTTTTTCGCACGTTCGGGCTTCGTAACCTGGTGAAGGAGTTTGCCCGGACCGTTCAGGATTTTGGCGCTGGCCGCTTGGTTTTCGATGCCACAGGCGGTTACAAAGCGCAGGTCGCCCTGGCGGTGGTGGTTGGTCAGGCTTTTGGGGTTCCGGTGGTCTACCGATTTGAGCGGTTTTCAGAAATTATTGAGCTTCCGCCTCTTCCTTTCACTTTGGATTTGGAGTTTTTCTCTTCCGTGAGAGCTCTGCTGGAAAAGGACAAGATAACCAGCCACGATTTAGCCAGCGCCCTGGGTCAACCGCTCACCGATGCCAACCCTGCCTTTGCGCGGCTGTCCGTGGCTTTAGCCGGGCCGGATGGCAACAACGAATACACCCTTTCGCCCATGGGCCAACTCATCCTAGAACTTTTCAAGCTGCGGGAACGAAATGTCTTATGA
- the cas6 gene encoding CRISPR system precrRNA processing endoribonuclease RAMP protein Cas6: MEDWERLLALPVVTLRTQLVPRDFRALEERWWASTIRGGLGRALRFLLCRCRERSHLPGCVFARLFAPAAEEGGDSGMLPPWRLTVNVADSHLQANFRLFGEATEFTEAFLLALESAAFRGLGRQRFRVTVLGKDETAFERLAPDRWDSNLTLELKSPVRLQERGTIITQAPSFSQVFASAQRKVRLAARSWCGVELSFPQQQMYMARHVTVASASVRWVEMGRYSQRQQRFMRLGGLQGALKFAGEWSFAWPWLRFLPALGLGKLTTMGFGEVAWEPTPEA; encoded by the coding sequence ATGGAGGACTGGGAGCGGCTGTTGGCCTTACCTGTGGTGACCCTACGCACCCAGCTCGTCCCTAGAGACTTCCGGGCCTTAGAAGAACGGTGGTGGGCAAGCACCATCAGGGGTGGCCTGGGGAGAGCGCTTCGTTTTCTTCTCTGTCGTTGCCGCGAACGCTCCCACCTTCCCGGCTGCGTTTTTGCCCGGCTTTTTGCCCCTGCAGCTGAGGAGGGAGGGGACTCCGGGATGCTCCCACCCTGGCGGCTGACGGTGAATGTGGCCGATTCGCATTTACAGGCAAATTTCCGGCTGTTCGGGGAAGCTACTGAGTTTACGGAGGCGTTCCTTTTGGCGCTTGAGAGCGCGGCGTTTCGCGGCCTGGGGCGGCAAAGGTTCCGGGTTACGGTCTTGGGAAAAGATGAGACCGCGTTTGAAAGGCTAGCCCCGGATCGGTGGGACTCGAACCTCACGCTGGAGCTCAAAAGCCCCGTGCGTTTGCAGGAGCGCGGCACGATCATTACCCAAGCCCCCAGCTTTTCCCAGGTGTTTGCCTCCGCTCAGCGCAAAGTTCGCTTGGCGGCACGTTCGTGGTGCGGGGTGGAGCTTTCATTTCCCCAACAGCAAATGTACATGGCCCGCCACGTAACGGTGGCTTCGGCCTCGGTCCGTTGGGTGGAAATGGGACGCTACTCTCAAAGACAGCAACGCTTTATGCGCCTGGGCGGTCTGCAAGGCGCCCTGAAATTTGCCGGGGAATGGAGTTTTGCCTGGCCCTGGCTGCGGTTTTTGCCGGCTTTGGGTTTGGGAAAGCTCACCACCATGGGGTTTGGGGAAGTCGCCTGGGAACCAACTCCTGAAGCTTAA
- a CDS encoding FKBP-type peptidyl-prolyl cis-trans isomerase yields the protein MKIAQDMAVTLHYTVKGPDGQVLDSSLDREPLQYLHGHGQIIPGLEQQLEGAEVGSSLEIHVPADQAYGPKHPELVFPVPRAQFDPEVSLEPGTQVMTQGEHGPLVLTIVGVQDDSVLLDANHPLAGMDLDFSIQVVSVRAATPEELAHGHVHG from the coding sequence ATGAAGATTGCACAAGATATGGCGGTAACCTTGCATTACACGGTCAAGGGCCCGGACGGGCAGGTCCTGGATTCCAGCTTGGACCGGGAGCCTTTGCAGTACCTGCACGGGCATGGGCAGATCATCCCGGGCTTAGAACAGCAGCTGGAGGGGGCAGAAGTCGGCAGCAGCTTGGAAATCCACGTACCTGCGGATCAGGCCTATGGGCCCAAGCATCCCGAGCTGGTTTTCCCTGTCCCGCGGGCGCAGTTTGACCCCGAGGTCTCGCTGGAGCCGGGAACCCAGGTGATGACCCAGGGCGAGCATGGGCCTCTGGTGCTCACCATCGTTGGCGTCCAGGACGATAGCGTGCTTTTGGATGCCAACCACCCCCTGGCGGGCATGGACCTGGATTTCTCCATTCAGGTGGTTTCGGTGCGGGCCGCAACTCCTGAAGAGCTTGCCCACGGCCACGTGCACGGATAA
- a CDS encoding energy transducer TonB — MARFLSAFLAILVFILWSQGPASAEDPNAWFSRYRNELEELAALSREPGKAEDGLSRAQSFIRRLMAQEAGQGPQCLVYARVLLLKAIFEGELDRWDEAVWDYQVAVNLDPAVADFQFTDYPNLASRFFQARDEQAKIRNAVSSGSELVVLRPEGVSSVPALTFRKAKHVDPEYPVAFRKANLGASVEIHIVIDENGAPGTPVFSGDCAVAPFYVAAAEALRQWRYHPITIEGQKAAVLTKTRTEFSLHPGGDLP, encoded by the coding sequence ATGGCACGTTTCCTTTCGGCCTTTTTGGCGATTCTCGTTTTCATTTTGTGGTCGCAGGGGCCAGCTTCTGCCGAAGATCCCAACGCATGGTTTTCGCGGTACCGAAACGAACTCGAGGAGCTGGCCGCGTTGAGTCGGGAGCCGGGAAAGGCGGAGGACGGTCTTTCCCGGGCACAGTCGTTCATCCGGCGCCTCATGGCACAGGAAGCCGGACAGGGCCCGCAGTGTCTCGTTTATGCCCGGGTGCTGCTGCTTAAGGCCATTTTTGAAGGCGAGCTGGACCGATGGGATGAGGCGGTGTGGGATTATCAGGTGGCGGTGAATTTGGATCCAGCCGTGGCTGACTTTCAATTCACCGATTACCCCAACTTAGCTTCCCGCTTTTTCCAGGCTCGAGACGAGCAGGCAAAAATTCGCAATGCGGTTTCCTCCGGCTCCGAGCTCGTGGTTCTTCGGCCGGAGGGTGTGAGCAGTGTGCCTGCGTTAACGTTTCGAAAGGCCAAGCACGTGGACCCCGAATACCCCGTGGCGTTTCGGAAAGCAAACCTCGGAGCTTCCGTTGAGATTCACATCGTCATTGATGAAAACGGCGCCCCTGGTACGCCTGTTTTTTCCGGCGACTGCGCCGTGGCTCCTTTCTACGTAGCTGCCGCGGAAGCTCTCCGCCAATGGCGTTACCACCCGATCACCATCGAAGGGCAAAAAGCCGCGGTCCTCACGAAAACGCGTACGGAGTTTTCGCTGCATCCCGGCGGCGATTTGCCATAG